The proteins below come from a single Ictalurus punctatus breed USDA103 chromosome 24, Coco_2.0, whole genome shotgun sequence genomic window:
- the LOC108256949 gene encoding uncharacterized protein LOC108256949 codes for MAEDSLFASDYGSPCPLCEEECEKHCLALGVNEQQRNIDEAEQKRDHKIGSIDEEKKEEGTEMAERVAKVFVDTDDEYNHEEGVEFEMGESKVEMTEKNKSKCDNGKGNDVSGDLGPPPQEQKSVQQLDTSDPVNLLMVCEESVESSVNEELLLCPAKSLSFSQTSLISSPPPSQNPLPLTLPSSNHSVFQLQTQPVVQTQSSVPMPMPQVSCLTKRAYESSPSVEPKTLTHSGQLEVTLQQVYTTRRYTRFTSRSASLNSIHPETSAQPLPCVSNTSLLVPAPKKKTRTSYSTDQLEELERMFQDDHYPDADKRKEIATSVGVTPQRVMVWFQNRRAKWRKTSKMTTRKPPVTRTQAPAQVPVHRPPIFTGSAIASQPPQTGNTLPPYSTLLPSCSSPPGFVDMAATVSQGCAGDYKHPLMQSPPPLRRASLPFFAAFNPPTHTLSILLDTPEHCEPQSFSMPTESGFNYDSVDSSTKYESVAGNTQSYQLMTYPQQSSTLLPQQPDTLLPQQNNNVHPQQPNALLPQYSRISYLTPSPYLTPNSSEGTATSCMPLNPGTSSSLLPCTNGGHAYFHCQNGSQVLLQPGLQALQTYPWTGDMYGHSVQVPHAVLKPQFSSHGRESHYSSLLQPQSYITPQGASCPSLAKPATPDPLLASVKTELEETGHSQPVRVSEAETIFHCDFSPIHF; via the exons ATGGCTGAGGACTCTCTGTTTGCTAGTGATTACG GCAGCCCGTGTCCTTTATGTGAGGAGGAATGTGAGAAACATTGTCTGGCCCTCGGAGTCAATGAACAACAAAGAAATATAGATGAAGCAGAGCAAAAAAGAGACCATAAAATTGGTTCTATAgatgaagagaaaaaagaagagggaACCGAAATGGCAGAAAGGGTGGCAAAAGTATTTGTTGATACGGATGATGAATATAATCATGAAGAAGGTGTGGAGTTTGAAATGGGTGAAAGTAAAGTCGAAATGACAGAGAAGAATAAAAGCAAGTGTGACAATGGAAAAGGGAATGATGTGAGTGGTGATCTGGGCCCTCCACCACAGGAGCAGAAGAGTGTCCAACAGCTggacaccagtgacccagtaaATCTGTTGATGGTGTGTGAGGAGTCTGTTGAGAGCAGTGTGAACGAGGAGCTTCTGCTGTGTCCTGCCAAGTCTTTATCCTTTTCACAGACCTCCTTGAtatcttctcctcctccttcccaGAATCCTCTACCTCTCACACTCCCATCTAGCAATCACTCTGTGTTTCAGCTACAAACGCAGCCAGTGGTTCAGACCCAGAGCTCAGTGCCCATGCCAATGCCCCAGGTTTCCTGTTTGACCAAGCGTGCATATGAGAGCAGCCCCTCTGTGGAGCCCAAAACACTCACCCATTCTGGGCAGCTGGAGGTGACGCTGCAGCAGGTGTACACCACACGCCGGTACACCCGCTTCACCAGCAGGTCTGCATCATTAAACTCAATACATCCAGAGACCAGCGCCCAGCCCTTACCGTGTGTCAGCAACACATCTCTACTGGTACCAGCCCCCAAAAAGAAAACGCGAACCTCCTACAGCactg ATCAGTTGGAGGAGCTAGAGAGGATGTTTCAAGATGATCATTATCCGGATGCAGACAAGCGGAAAGAGATTGCAACATCAGTTGGTGTCACACCCCAGAGAGTCATG GTATGGTTTCAGAATCGTCGTGCCAAATGGCGTAAAACCTCTAAAATGACAACAAGAAAGCCTCCAGTGACCCGGACCCAGGCACCTGCCCAAGTCCCAGTCCACAG GCCTCCTATTTTCACAGGTTCTGCAATTGCATCCCAACCCCCCCAAACTGGAAACACACTCCCTCCTTACAGTACACTGCTCCCCAGCTGCTCAAGCCCACCAG GCTTTGTGGATATGGCAGCTACTGTGTCTCAGGGGTGTGCAGGGGACTATAAGCATCCCCTCATGCAGAGTCCCCCACCTCTGCGCCGTGCCTCACTACCCTTCTTTGCTGCATTCAACCCCCCTACACACACGCTGTCTATACTGCTGGACACACCAGAGCACTGTGAGCCTCAGTCCTTCAGCATGCCGACTGAAAGTGG GTTTAACTATGATTCTGTGGACTCTTCAACTAAATATGAGTCTGTTGCTGGAAACACTCAGTCATACCAGCTCATGACATACCCCCAACAGTCCAGCACATTATTGCCTCAACAACCTGACACTCTCCTTCCCCAACAAAATAATAACGTACATCCACAGCAGCCGAACGCACTATTGCCACAATACTCACGAATATCATACCTCACCCCATCTCCGTATCTGACCCCTAACTCAAGTGAAGGCACTGCCACTTCCTGTATGCCCCTGAACCCAGGAACCAGTAGCAGCCTGCTACCCTGCACCAATGGAGGACATGCCTATTTCCACTGCCAAAACGGTAGCCAGGTTCTACTTCAGCCTGGGCTACAGG CACTGCAGACATACCCATGGACTGGTGACATGTACGGTCATTCAGTTCAGGTTCCTCACGCAGTCCTAAAGCCCCAGTTCTCATCCCATGGTCGTGAGAGCCACTATTCATCTCTGCTCCAGCCCCAGTCTTACATCACACCTCAGGGGGCATCATGCCCTAGCCTGGCTAAACCTGCCACCCCTGACCCCTTGCTCGCCAGTGTCAAAACAGAGCTGGAGGAAACCGGACACAGTCAGCCAGTCAGAGTTAGCGAGGCAGAGACCATTTTCCATTGTGACTTCTCACCCATTCACTTTTGA
- the sdc3 gene encoding syndecan-3 → MKLPGWMAVALLLAHSVSTQRRSSQLEDLESSGNDLYDDEDYFSGSGSGDSVMETGSMSFTTTEPLPLSTTQATGPAPSASPAAEPSNPLVIETERESGMDIERDLEPEIEKKRAQQNEHEQEMERVREREREREKEIEREREREREREREREREREREKERERARSTIAPRVPFVPMKTTDSVRIVNETFIPSEDMYVLGTAEEEEDGMFSTTETYPFESLTEDPVTDDITTTEAAPTTIASTTAMSITTPATPSTAPPRSRKPQMMPSITPPRSRKPQATPSRATPTESTRPVPASTVQVKTPDAEINNEVSVVGPSGDSGIREEEGQQGNEVGRGKGASDVGAEPDLTGNTIDTGSSAAQLPQKNILERKEVLIAVIVGGVVGALFAAFLVMLLVYRMKKKDEGSYTLEEPKQATVTYQKPDKQEEFYA, encoded by the exons ACACAGCGTCGCTCATCACAGCTAGAGGATCTGGAGAGCTCTGGAAATGACCTGTATGATGATGAGGACTATTTCTCTGGTTCAGGCTCAGGTG actCAGTGATGGAGACAGGCTCCATGTCTTTCACCACAACAGAGCCCCTCCCACTTTCAACCACACAGGCCACTGGACCCGCCCCTTCTGCCTCACCCGCTGCAGAGCCCAGCAACCCCCTGGTGAtagaaacagagagggagagtggtATGGATATTGAGAGGGACCTGGAGCCAGAGATTGAGAAAAAGAGAGCGCAGCAGAATGAGCACGAGCAGGAAATGGAGAGAGTgcgggaaagagagagagagcgagagaaggagatagagcgagagagggagagagagagggagagagaacgtGAACGTGAAAGAGAACGTGAacgtgaaaaagagagagagagggcaagaaGTACAATTGCACCCAGAGTCCCCTTTGTTCCAATGAAAACCACAGACTCTGTTAGGATTGTGAACGAGACCTTCATTCCCAGTGAGGATATGTACGTCCTTGGCAccgcagaagaagaagaagatggtATGTTCAGTACCACGGAAACCTACCCCTTCGAATCACTCACAGAGGACCCTGTCACAGATGACATCACAACCACTGAAGCGGCTCCCACCACTATTGCTTCCACTACAGCTATGTCAATCACGACTCCTGCCACACCAAGCACTGCCCCTCCGCGATCACGAAAACCTCAAATGATGCCCAGTATTACTCCTCCACGATCACGGAAACCCCAAGCCACTCCCAGCCGAGCCACACCCACTGAAAGTACACGTCCAGTGCCAGCCTCTACAGTGCAG GTAAAAACTCCAGACgcagaaataaataatgaagtTTCAGTTGTTGGTCCCAGTGGGGACTCTGGGATCCGAGAGGAGGAAGGGCAACAAGGAAATGAAGTGGGACGTGGCAAAGGTGCATCAGATGTTGGGGCGGAGCCTGATTTGACTGGAAACACAATAGATACAGGAAGTTCAGCTGCTCAGCTTCCTCAGAAAAACATCTTGGAAAGGAAAGAAGTTTTGATAG CGGTGATTGTTGGAGGTGTAGTTGGTGCACTCTTTGCTGCATTCCTGGTCATGTTACTTGTATATCGGATGAAAAAGAAGGATGAAGGCAGCTACACTCTGGAAGAACCCAAACAAGCCACAGTCACTTATCAGAAACCAGACAAGCAGGAGGAATTCTATgcctaa
- the LOC108256952 gene encoding mtp family protein — MSGTRSLCCHVNTATRASAIFYLVFNLLVAVDLITGIIREKDPITVSYTEMKRTHGNCVFEMSTNFITLFLMSFSSVLVMLSHRKGSMCVMPFAMFMFIDVALSLLSLFDARFGLPGTPTYGDALRLASNLKGGARLDGEELNRATLIFGVLFVMYILLKVYMLQVSIRCYYALKGERVPAAENSVMVKLPSYDEALKMKHEAMFPNSQKS; from the exons ATGTCTGGAACACGGTCCCTCTGCTGCCATGTCAACACGGCCACCCGAGCCTCTGCCATCTTCTACTTG gtgtTTAATCTGCTGGTGGCTGTGGATTTGATCACTGGAATAATCCGAGAGAAAGATCCCATCACTGTCTCCTATACTGAAATGAAACGTACCCATGGCAATTGCGTCT TTGAGATGAGCACCAACTTCATTACATTGTTTCTGATGTCATTCTCCAGTGTGCTGGTTATGCTGTCTCACCGTAAG GGGTCGATGTGTGTGATGCCCTTTGCGATGTTCATGTTTATTGATGTGGCTCTGAGTCTGCTCTCCCTGTTTGATGCTCGGTTTGGACTTCCTGGCACTCCCACATATGGAGACGCTCTACGGCTGGCT TCAAACCTAAAAGGCGGGGCCAGGTTGGATGGAGAGGAGCTGAACCGTGCCACCTTGATATTTGGAGTCCTCTTCGTGATGTACATACTGCTGAAG GTGTATATGCTCCAGGTGTCCATTCGCTGTTACTATGCACTAAAGGGAGAGCGTGTCCCAGCGGCTGAGAACTCTGTGATG gtgaaactgccCTCCTATGATGAGGCTCTGAAGATGAAACATGAGGCCATGTTCCCTAATTCTCAGAAGTCATAA